In Clavibacter californiensis, the sequence CAGGTGGGGCAGCGCGGTGGTGATCGTCACGCCGCGGGCGGCGGACTCCGCCGACAGCCACGTGGCCGCTCCCGCGGGACGCGGCCCGACCATGCCGGCGAGCGTCCCGCCGCCGCGGCGCACCAGCGCGTCCGTCTCGGCCCACAGGTAGGTCTGCGTCTGGTCCGTCGCGCGCAGGAGGACGGTCGCCTCGCCGGGCCGCAGCCCGCCGTGCTCCAGCAGCGCCCGCGCGGGGGTCACGCCGATGCCGGCCGCGACGATCGCGAGACGGGGAGCGATGCGGACGACGTCCGTGAAGATCCCGTACGGGCCCTCGAGCGACACCGCCGTCCCGGGCCGGAGGCGCGCGAGCCCCGCGGTCCCGGACCCCAGCGCGCGGACGGTGATCCGCGCCGCCGTGTCGGTGGGCACCGCTGAGAAGGAGATCGGGTGCGCGTGCCACCAGGTGCCGCGGCTCCAGAACCGCCAGATCGCGTACTGCCCGCCGACGACGCCGAGGCGGGTGAGGTCGCGGCCGCGGAGGTGGAGGGAGGAGACCCCGGGTGCGATGACCTCGACGGCGTCGACGCGCATGCGGTGGCGCAGCGTCGCGACGACGGGGACGAGGATCCGGAACCAGGCGACGGCGCCGAAGGCCAGCACGTAGAGGGCGATCCAGTAGACGCGCTGCGGGGTGCTCTCGGCCAGCACCTGCCCGGCGGACAGCTGATGCGGCACGGCCACGAGCACGGCCGCGTAGCTGAGCAGGTGGATGAGGTGCCACGCCTCGTAGGGGAAGCGGCGCCGCACGGCGACCAGCGACGTGACCACCACGAGCACGAGCAGCGCGCTGCCGAGGAGCGCGAGCAGCAGGTCGCCGCCGGAGTACAGCGAGAGCGCCTCCTGCCATATGGTGACGCCGTCGGCGAGGGCGTAGCCGACCGTCAGCAGGGCACCGTGGGCGAGGATCAGGTAGAGCGCGGGCTTGCCGAGGCGCCGGTGCAGGGCCATCGCGGTGTCGAGTCCGACGGTGCGGTCGATCCACGGGATGCGGGCGGCCAGCACGATCATCAGCAGGATCAGGTCCGTGCCGACGAGGCCCGCGAGGATGCCCGCCGCGGTGACCGCTGAGCCGACGTCGGTGACGGCGGCCGCTCCGCCCGCGGAGAGGTACAGCGCGACGGCGGCGGCGACCGACACCCCGCACGCGGTGACGAGCAGGTCGGCGGCCCGGAGCCTGCGCCGGTGCGCGCGTGCGCGGTCGACGGGCGTCGGCGCGGGCGCGCTCGTCGTCGGCGGGGCGGGGGGCCGGTGCGTGGCGGTCACGGTCGTGTCTCTCGATGGGGTCCTCTGCGTCGAGGGGATCCCCTCGGTGCGGGAACACGATCGCGGTCGTGCCTATGAGCCGGCGATGGACGGCCCTCCCCCCGCCCGTGATCCGCCGTGCGCGGGATGAGAAGAGGCACAGGTACGCGTCCGCGGCGGCGGATGTGCGGACCCTCAACGATCCCCACGCCCGCCCCAGCCGTCGCCGTCCCCGGCCGTCCACGATCGGAGGATGACGCACCTCGCGACCCGGACGCCCGCCCGCTACGCCGCCTCGACCGTCCCCGCGGCCACCGGCCTGTTCTGGATCCTCAAGGTGCTCACCACCGGGATGGGCGAGACCGCGTCCGACTTCCTCGCGACCGCGTTCGACCCGGTGATCGTGGTCGGGGCGACCGGCCTCGCGTTCCTCGGGGCGCTGGCCCTGCAGTTCCGCGTGGGCCGATACGTGCCCGTCGTCTACTGGCTGTCGGTGCTGCTCGTCAGCGTGTTCGGGACCATGGTCGCCGACGTGCTGCACGTGGTCGTCGGGGTGCCGTACGCGGTGGCGACGGCGGCGTTCGCGCTGGCCCTCGCCGCGGTGTTCGTCGCCTGGTGGCGGGTGGAGGGCACGTTGTCGATCCACGCGATCACGACTCCCCGCCGGGCCCTCCTCTACTGGCTGGCCGTCTCGGGGACGTTCGCGCTCGGCACGGCGGCGGGCGACCTCACGGCGTCGACGCTCGGTCTCGGGTACCTGCCGTCGGCGATCCTCTTCGCGATCGTCATCGCGGTGCCCGCGGCCGCGTACCGCCTCGGCCGGCTCGGGCCGGTGTCGGCGTTCTGGTGCGCGTACGTGGTCACGCGTCCGCTCGGGGCGTCGATCTGCGACTGGCTCGCCGACCCGGCCGCGAAGCGCGGTCTCGGCCTCGGCACGGGCCCGGTGACGCTCGCGGCCCTTGCGCTGTTCCTGGTGCTCGTGGCGGTCGCGGCGCTCAGGCGTCGGGGTGGGCGCGCCGCCGCTGTCGCCAGTACGTGAGGGCGATGCCGCCCACGCTGATCACCACGATCCCGATGAGCACGACGTCGATGTACTCCCCCACGAAGTCGGCGACGCCGGGGATCCGGCCGAGGAGGAAGCCGAGCAGGATGATCGCCGTCGACCACACGGCCGCGCCGAGCGCGTTGAACCCGACGAAGTGCGCGTACCGCATCCTCCCGACGCCGGCCGCGACGGGCGCGAACGTCCGGACCACGGGCACGAACCGGGCGACGGTGACGGCCCAGCCGCCGAAGCGGTCGAAGAACCCTTGCGTGCGGGCCACGCTCGCGCGGCTGAAGAGTCCGCTGTCCTTGCGTTCGAAGATCCGCGGCCCGGTGCTGCGACCGATGACGAAGCCCAGCTGGTCGCCGAGGAACGCGGCGACGGCGACGAGGAGGATCACCACCGGCACGGGCAGCCCGATGACGCCGGTCGAGACGAACACGCCCGTGAAGAACAGGAGCGTGTCCCCGGGCAGGAAGAACCCGATCAGCAGGCCCGTCTCCACGAACGCGATGAGGCAGACGAGCGCGACGGCCCAGGGACCGGCGCCGTCGAGCAGGGCTTGGGGGTCGATCATGGGCGGTCCTCACGGGTTCGGGTCGGGGGCAGGTGCATCTCCGCGGCGAGGCCGTGCGGGGACAGGTCGCGGAGGCGCAGGGTGCCGCCGGCGGCGCGGGTGAGGCCGTCGACGATGGCGAGGCCGAGTCCGGCGCCGCCCGACCCGCTGCGCGCCGCGTCCGGGCGGGTGAACCGCTGGGTGGCCACCTGGTGGAACCCCTCCGGCATGCCCGGGCCGTCGTCGACGACCGAGACGTGCAGGCCGTCGGCGTCCTCGGCGAGCGTCGCGACGATCGCGCCGCCGTCCGGGGTGGCCCGCACGGCGTTGCCGAGGAGGTTGTCGAGGATCCTGCCGAGGTCGGCCGAGGCGATCCCGTAGCGCGCCGGGGTCGCGCCGGGGATCCGGTCGGCGGTCGGCGGGAGATGGAACTCGATGGCGAGGTCGCGCGACCGGGCGACCATGCGCGCCCGGTCGACGGCGTCGGCGAGCTCCTCCCGCAGGGCGTCGGCGTCGGCGCTGCCCGCCGACGCGCCCGCGTCGATCCGGGAGAGGAGCAGCAGGCCGTCGGTGAGCTCCTGGAGCCGGTCGACGGACCGGCGGGCGTCCACGATGTCGGCGTGCAGCGCATCCGGGTCGCCGCGCACCCGGTCGCTGAGCTCGAGCCGCGTGCGGAGCGCCGCCAGCGGGGTGCGGAGCTCGTGGCTGGCGTCCGCGACGAGCTGGCGCTCGCGCTCGGCGGACTCGCGCAGATCCGCGATGAGCGCGTTGAGGGTGGAGGCGAGGCCGGACAGCTCGTCGTCCGCGGGGCTCACGGGGAGCAGCTCCGACGATCGCCCGCGTCGCAGCCGGTCGGCCGTGGCGCGCATCCGCCCGACCGGTCGCAGCGCCAGGCCCACGAGCACCCACGAGGTCGCGGCGAAGCCGACCACGAGCACGACCATCGCGACCAGGAGCGTCGCGCTGATGCCGTGGACGACCTGCTCCTCCGTGGCCCGGCTCTCCTCGATCGCCGTCGCCGACGCCCGGCGGCGGACGAGCTCCAGGGTGGAGGCATCGAGGACGTGGTCGAGCTGCGTGCGCACCACGACCGCGACGACGCCGAAGAACGCCACCGCGATGGCGAGGCTCCCGAGGGTGATGCGGACGCGGACGCCGAGCCGGCGCCACCTCACGTCGTCG encodes:
- a CDS encoding COG4705 family protein, whose product is MTHLATRTPARYAASTVPAATGLFWILKVLTTGMGETASDFLATAFDPVIVVGATGLAFLGALALQFRVGRYVPVVYWLSVLLVSVFGTMVADVLHVVVGVPYAVATAAFALALAAVFVAWWRVEGTLSIHAITTPRRALLYWLAVSGTFALGTAAGDLTASTLGLGYLPSAILFAIVIAVPAAAYRLGRLGPVSAFWCAYVVTRPLGASICDWLADPAAKRGLGLGTGPVTLAALALFLVLVAVAALRRRGGRAAAVAST
- a CDS encoding sensor histidine kinase, which codes for MRWRRLGVRVRITLGSLAIAVAFFGVVAVVVRTQLDHVLDASTLELVRRRASATAIEESRATEEQVVHGISATLLVAMVVLVVGFAATSWVLVGLALRPVGRMRATADRLRRGRSSELLPVSPADDELSGLASTLNALIADLRESAERERQLVADASHELRTPLAALRTRLELSDRVRGDPDALHADIVDARRSVDRLQELTDGLLLLSRIDAGASAGSADADALREELADAVDRARMVARSRDLAIEFHLPPTADRIPGATPARYGIASADLGRILDNLLGNAVRATPDGGAIVATLAEDADGLHVSVVDDGPGMPEGFHQVATQRFTRPDAARSGSGGAGLGLAIVDGLTRAAGGTLRLRDLSPHGLAAEMHLPPTRTREDRP
- a CDS encoding DedA family protein, with product MIDPQALLDGAGPWAVALVCLIAFVETGLLIGFFLPGDTLLFFTGVFVSTGVIGLPVPVVILLVAVAAFLGDQLGFVIGRSTGPRIFERKDSGLFSRASVARTQGFFDRFGGWAVTVARFVPVVRTFAPVAAGVGRMRYAHFVGFNALGAAVWSTAIILLGFLLGRIPGVADFVGEYIDVVLIGIVVISVGGIALTYWRQRRRAHPDA
- a CDS encoding ferredoxin reductase family protein yields the protein MTATHRPPAPPTTSAPAPTPVDRARAHRRRLRAADLLVTACGVSVAAAVALYLSAGGAAAVTDVGSAVTAAGILAGLVGTDLILLMIVLAARIPWIDRTVGLDTAMALHRRLGKPALYLILAHGALLTVGYALADGVTIWQEALSLYSGGDLLLALLGSALLVLVVVTSLVAVRRRFPYEAWHLIHLLSYAAVLVAVPHQLSAGQVLAESTPQRVYWIALYVLAFGAVAWFRILVPVVATLRHRMRVDAVEVIAPGVSSLHLRGRDLTRLGVVGGQYAIWRFWSRGTWWHAHPISFSAVPTDTAARITVRALGSGTAGLARLRPGTAVSLEGPYGIFTDVVRIAPRLAIVAAGIGVTPARALLEHGGLRPGEATVLLRATDQTQTYLWAETDALVRRGGGTLAGMVGPRPAGAATWLSAESAARGVTITTALPHLLESDLFVCGPTAWAELVVRDARAAGLPEERIHVERFDR